A DNA window from Nocardioides palaemonis contains the following coding sequences:
- a CDS encoding type IV secretory system conjugative DNA transfer family protein, translating to MAINSGTRGADDALVNLGLIAIGAAVAMSALLRGAGSIAASLSGVEQPREPLSSGMRVLAQPGNPSHALDCPDLSSSLYWAVVGTLLIAGVVVAWTVLAWAGRVNHRRAADPRRIPGIATRRDVDAAAGAAALLRRAAILRPSLARPRPADVGYLLGHSCGRQVWASVEDSILIVGPPRSGKGLHLVINAILDAPGAVVTTSTRPDNIAATLAIRSERGPVAVFDPQSLTAGLPGVRTANIRWSPVRGCEEPLTAMTRAAGLAASTGLSSGGVESGGFWEGKTRTALQALLHAAALEQLSTRTLLEWSLSPSAAGDAVGILSSRPRAATGWSDALQSIVTADARTRDSIWMGVSQSLASLADPRVLDAVSPQPGEHFDPTEFLTNDGTLYLLATGAGSGASWPLVAALVEDIAETARRIASTSRGSRLDPPVLLALDEIGNLAPLPSLPVLMAEGGGTGITTMPVLQSLAQARSRWGDHAASTIWDASIAKVILGGASASKDLQELSVLIGEREEATESHTIGEYGARSRQRSTRRVSVIPPERIRTLPFGAALVLLRSAPPVIADLRPWTKR from the coding sequence ATGGCCATCAACTCGGGTACCCGCGGAGCCGACGACGCCCTCGTGAACCTCGGACTCATCGCCATCGGCGCCGCCGTCGCCATGTCCGCACTGCTCCGCGGCGCCGGCAGCATCGCCGCCAGCCTCAGCGGCGTGGAGCAACCCCGCGAACCGCTCAGCTCGGGTATGCGGGTACTCGCCCAACCCGGCAACCCCTCGCACGCACTCGACTGCCCGGACCTCTCGTCCTCGCTCTACTGGGCGGTCGTTGGAACCCTGCTGATCGCAGGGGTCGTTGTCGCGTGGACGGTCCTGGCCTGGGCGGGCAGGGTGAACCACCGACGAGCTGCTGACCCTCGTCGGATCCCCGGCATCGCTACCCGGCGCGACGTCGACGCAGCCGCAGGTGCGGCGGCGCTCCTCCGCCGAGCAGCGATCCTCCGCCCGTCGCTCGCACGCCCGCGACCCGCCGATGTCGGGTACCTCCTCGGCCACAGTTGCGGCCGACAGGTGTGGGCATCCGTCGAGGACTCGATCCTCATCGTCGGACCGCCTCGATCCGGCAAGGGCCTCCACCTCGTGATCAACGCGATCCTCGACGCCCCGGGCGCGGTCGTCACCACATCCACCCGACCGGACAACATCGCCGCCACCCTTGCTATCAGGAGTGAACGCGGACCTGTGGCCGTCTTCGACCCCCAGTCCCTCACCGCCGGTCTACCCGGGGTACGAACCGCGAACATCCGCTGGTCCCCCGTCCGAGGCTGCGAGGAACCCCTAACGGCGATGACCCGAGCAGCCGGCCTCGCCGCCTCCACCGGGCTCTCGTCCGGCGGCGTGGAATCCGGCGGCTTCTGGGAAGGCAAGACGCGCACAGCGCTCCAGGCCCTTCTCCACGCCGCCGCGCTCGAGCAGCTCTCAACCAGGACGCTGTTGGAGTGGTCCCTTTCCCCATCCGCGGCTGGAGACGCAGTCGGGATCCTCTCCAGCCGTCCACGCGCGGCGACCGGATGGTCCGACGCCCTCCAGTCCATCGTCACCGCCGACGCGCGCACCCGAGACTCGATCTGGATGGGCGTCTCCCAATCCTTGGCCTCGCTCGCCGACCCGCGCGTGCTCGACGCGGTCAGCCCTCAGCCCGGTGAGCACTTCGACCCCACCGAGTTCCTCACCAACGACGGAACCCTCTATCTCCTCGCCACCGGTGCCGGCTCCGGCGCGTCCTGGCCACTCGTCGCTGCGCTCGTCGAAGACATCGCAGAGACCGCACGCCGCATCGCGTCGACCTCGCGCGGCTCCCGCCTCGATCCGCCGGTACTGCTCGCGCTCGACGAGATCGGCAACCTCGCACCGCTCCCCTCCCTTCCCGTCCTCATGGCCGAAGGCGGCGGCACCGGCATCACCACGATGCCGGTACTTCAGTCGCTGGCCCAGGCGCGCAGCCGATGGGGAGACCACGCCGCCAGCACCATCTGGGACGCCTCCATCGCCAAGGTCATACTCGGCGGCGCCTCCGCGTCCAAGGATCTTCAGGAGCTCTCGGTCCTGATCGGCGAGCGCGAGGAAGCCACCGAGTCACACACCATTGGCGAGTACGGCGCCCGCTCAAGGCAACGATCTACCCGCAGGGTCTCGGTGATACCACCCGAGCGCATCCGCACCCTCCCTTTCGGCGCTGCCCTAGTCCTCCTTCGGTCAGCTCCGCCCGTCATTGCGGATCTACGGCCCTGGACCAAGCGTTGA
- a CDS encoding transposase, translating to MLRRTQAVRLTDNQRVKLEWIAATSPHLYRAYLLKEGLRFVFRVEGEEGQQDPFLLQVGRTDQLLAIG from the coding sequence GTGCTGCGGCGGACCCAGGCGGTCAGACTCACCGACAACCAGCGAGTCAAACTCGAGTGGATCGCAGCCACGAGCCCTCATCTTTATCGCGCCTACCTCCTCAAAGAAGGCCTGCGGTTCGTATTCAGAGTCGAAGGCGAGGAAGGTCAGCAAGACCCATTTCTGCTCCAGGTCGGCCGAACCGATCAGCTGCTGGCTATCGGTTGA
- a CDS encoding DnaJ domain-containing protein, whose translation MSDDSYVILGVPRDATAQEIKRVYRELAKQWRPDRHLTRTPQERAEAAQQFGRIQAAYEALGKGEAPHAQRLRDVPEPPPQARPHERPTKRHAATRCPTRSTLWQLKELGTCRRQSGDAMSR comes from the coding sequence GTGTCAGACGACTCGTACGTCATTCTGGGCGTCCCACGTGACGCGACTGCTCAAGAAATCAAGCGCGTGTATCGCGAACTGGCCAAGCAGTGGCGCCCGGACAGGCACCTTACGAGAACTCCGCAGGAGCGTGCAGAAGCAGCACAACAGTTCGGGCGCATTCAGGCTGCATACGAGGCTCTGGGCAAGGGCGAAGCGCCCCACGCCCAGCGGTTGCGCGACGTGCCAGAACCTCCCCCGCAGGCGCGCCCGCACGAGCGCCCCACGAAGAGGCACGCCGCGACCCGCTGTCCAACACGTTCGACTCTGTGGCAACTCAAGGAACTTGGCACATGCCGGCGCCAGTCCGGGGACGCGATGTCGCGATGA
- a CDS encoding DnaJ C-terminal domain-containing protein: MSPPLTHGYTYIYRGRGRRGLHGGPPGDLRVAVRVIYPIQGEDQVVNLRVSHKQAKRGVEPPSAADGTQVRLDVPLRSGQYVATRRGYAGQNGGTRGNFTINVTVEPQPAINLAIGVLAPWMLGAVVLLCFFLVVSRWGSDL; encoded by the coding sequence ATGTCACCTCCGCTTACCCACGGCTATACGTACATCTACCGCGGAAGAGGTCGTCGAGGTCTTCACGGCGGCCCACCCGGTGACCTCCGGGTCGCTGTCCGCGTGATCTACCCGATCCAGGGCGAAGACCAAGTCGTCAACCTTCGCGTGAGCCACAAGCAAGCCAAGCGAGGAGTCGAACCTCCAAGTGCGGCCGACGGCACTCAGGTACGGCTGGACGTTCCGCTGCGCTCCGGTCAGTACGTTGCCACGCGTCGGGGCTACGCAGGTCAGAACGGAGGAACTCGAGGAAACTTCACCATCAACGTGACCGTCGAGCCACAACCTGCGATCAACCTGGCAATTGGCGTTCTCGCGCCTTGGATGCTCGGGGCAGTCGTCCTGCTTTGCTTCTTCCTTGTGGTCTCTCGGTGGGGGTCTGACCTGTGA
- a CDS encoding single-stranded DNA-binding protein, with amino-acid sequence MTIPTQLSLNGFVVTAPDLRFTAAGKEHVKVRVGVEQWRHETDGSFTKLDATYHDMVAFESVAREIYARFQRGDSFVASGYVHEYEVEAEGTGSVIREEFVARKIGHSATRTNYVVQRRTHQQPQVASEPVPQAPVVGL; translated from the coding sequence ATGACGATCCCCACCCAGCTGAGCCTGAATGGCTTCGTTGTCACTGCACCGGATCTCCGCTTCACCGCAGCAGGCAAGGAGCACGTCAAGGTCCGAGTCGGCGTCGAGCAGTGGCGACACGAGACAGACGGTTCGTTCACCAAGCTCGACGCGACCTACCACGACATGGTCGCCTTCGAGAGCGTCGCCCGAGAGATCTATGCACGCTTCCAGCGTGGCGACTCTTTCGTGGCGAGCGGCTACGTCCACGAGTACGAGGTCGAAGCCGAAGGCACCGGCAGCGTCATCAGGGAGGAGTTCGTGGCCCGCAAGATCGGCCACAGCGCCACCCGGACGAACTACGTGGTGCAGCGGCGCACACATCAGCAGCCTCAGGTCGCCTCGGAGCCCGTACCCCAGGCGCCGGTTGTCGGGCTCTGA